A genome region from Synergistaceae bacterium includes the following:
- a CDS encoding xanthine dehydrogenase — protein STPRSMGSSMIVLPGAKIVGTVGGGITEHRVIEKALGLLKKGTGSLLHRETLTDTEAASEGAACGGTMGIFLEVVGRKRELVVFGAGHVGKAIARLGDMTGFSVTTWDERPEFANEENIPWGKTICCSVEDFFSRFGSFHEDVYAIIVTRGHALDADVVKILEDKPAAYMGMIGSRKKIAVVRERLLEQGVSAGHIDRIYQPVGLPIRAETPEEIAVSAMSEVIAVARGADLESLRSPLSRNNRDIA, from the coding sequence GCTCTACACCGCGCAGCATGGGTTCGTCCATGATCGTGCTGCCCGGCGCAAAAATAGTCGGCACCGTCGGTGGCGGAATAACTGAACACAGGGTCATAGAGAAGGCGCTGGGACTTCTTAAAAAAGGCACGGGGAGCCTGTTGCACCGAGAGACCCTTACGGACACGGAGGCCGCGTCCGAGGGTGCAGCGTGTGGAGGTACCATGGGAATCTTTCTCGAGGTGGTCGGGAGGAAGAGAGAACTGGTAGTATTCGGAGCGGGGCACGTCGGCAAGGCAATAGCACGCCTGGGCGACATGACGGGTTTCTCCGTCACCACGTGGGACGAGAGGCCGGAGTTCGCAAACGAGGAGAACATTCCATGGGGAAAGACGATCTGCTGCTCCGTGGAGGACTTTTTTTCGCGTTTCGGCTCGTTTCACGAGGACGTCTACGCCATCATCGTGACCCGGGGCCATGCGCTTGACGCCGACGTGGTCAAGATCCTGGAGGACAAGCCCGCGGCCTACATGGGGATGATAGGCTCAAGAAAGAAGATAGCCGTGGTTCGCGAGCGCCTGCTCGAGCAGGGAGTTTCCGCAGGGCACATAGACAGGATATATCAGCCGGTCGGGCTGCCGATACGCGCGGAGACCCCGGAGGAGATAGCCGTGTCAGCCATGAGCGAGGTCATCGCGGTCGCAAGGGGCGCGGACTTGGAGTCGCTCCGCTCGCCTCTTTCAAGGAATAATCGCGATATCGCTTGA
- the pbpC gene encoding penicillin-binding protein 1C codes for MRVPLRRSLLATFVALALAVGGGLLWFSSVSLRMEEILEWPTSPVLTDRNGEVLSVFLSSSSEWSVPIPLEQMGRHLPMVAVEVEDRRFMKHGGVDLAALARASWQNLRTGKVVSGASTITSQVVRLSHPRARTLGTKLIEFATAMKLEGLLSKDKILELYLNRAPFGGNIRGVEAAARIYFSKSAKEVSLGEAALLVGMLKGPTLYRPDRNPEAARTRRDAILSSLLERGAITEEQHRLATEELVPSARGTFPSKAFHFSLAALGERREGGEIRTTLDPGLQSLLERTLSASLASLPGDITSAGVIMDNDTGDILAYVGNARMRSPYVRDTHRDAVWVDCARRPRSPGSALKPFVYLAAFDRGLLTPSSLLSDTPLSFSGQAPRNFDLSYRGPVSARTALSDSLNVPAVRVLRMVGPEATLDLLRTAGFSFLTRGPSHYGDSLILGGCETSVLQMAEAYGALASLGVRRSPRFLMDEPSMSQRLASEAAAFMTADILRDTGRLLPLHGKRIEHGEEWFAYKTGTSYGYRDAWTAAYNPKHTVVIWMGDPSGKAHPELVGINAAAPAIVEILRVLPLAGWYERPLQITTRPVCSLSGQPLSPLCPLSRQDYAIEGVSSSVPCSMHAYRDGTPAIIWPAELEDYAVRRPVSAFKEGKVSIVSPLPGARYILTPLGGEQRAALKAEGAELPVYWFVGGEFVGRQDDWNAIFWRLEKGVYTVSMVDAAGRTATSRFTVASPGPAGRDESAPPLLSLGD; via the coding sequence ATGCGAGTCCCCCTCCGCCGCTCTCTGCTTGCGACATTCGTCGCTCTCGCCCTGGCGGTCGGAGGGGGCCTGTTATGGTTCTCATCCGTGAGCTTGCGGATGGAGGAGATCCTTGAATGGCCGACCTCCCCGGTCTTGACCGACAGGAACGGGGAGGTCCTGTCTGTCTTTCTGTCGTCCTCCTCCGAGTGGTCCGTGCCGATACCGCTCGAGCAGATGGGGCGTCACCTTCCGATGGTGGCGGTCGAGGTGGAGGATCGCCGATTCATGAAGCACGGAGGCGTCGACTTGGCCGCCCTTGCTAGAGCATCGTGGCAGAACCTGCGGACGGGCAAGGTCGTATCCGGTGCGTCCACGATCACGAGCCAGGTGGTCCGCCTTTCGCACCCCAGGGCGCGCACATTGGGCACGAAGCTGATCGAATTCGCAACTGCGATGAAGCTCGAAGGGCTGTTGTCCAAGGATAAGATACTGGAGTTATATCTGAACCGGGCACCGTTCGGAGGCAATATCAGGGGGGTCGAGGCGGCGGCTCGAATCTACTTCTCGAAGAGTGCAAAGGAGGTCTCGCTCGGCGAGGCGGCCCTGCTCGTGGGAATGCTCAAGGGACCGACTCTCTACAGGCCCGACAGGAACCCCGAAGCCGCACGGACGAGGCGAGACGCCATTCTCTCGTCCCTTCTCGAGCGTGGTGCGATAACGGAGGAGCAACACAGACTGGCGACAGAGGAACTGGTCCCGTCCGCCAGAGGGACCTTCCCCTCCAAGGCCTTTCACTTCTCTCTGGCCGCCTTGGGCGAGAGGAGGGAGGGAGGAGAGATCAGGACCACTCTCGACCCCGGGCTTCAGAGCCTGCTTGAGCGAACCCTCTCCGCCTCGCTGGCTTCCCTGCCGGGGGATATTACTTCGGCGGGGGTGATAATGGACAACGACACGGGCGATATCCTGGCCTACGTAGGGAACGCACGGATGAGATCGCCGTACGTACGAGACACTCACAGGGACGCAGTATGGGTGGACTGCGCCCGCCGCCCCCGTTCGCCCGGCTCGGCGCTGAAGCCCTTCGTCTACCTGGCGGCGTTCGACAGAGGGCTGCTCACCCCGTCCTCCCTGCTGTCCGACACCCCCCTCTCATTCTCGGGCCAGGCGCCACGAAATTTCGACCTCTCCTACAGGGGCCCTGTCTCGGCGAGGACGGCCCTGTCGGACTCTCTCAACGTGCCCGCCGTCAGGGTCCTGAGGATGGTCGGCCCCGAGGCGACGCTCGATCTTCTGCGAACAGCGGGCTTCTCCTTCCTGACCCGCGGTCCGTCCCACTACGGGGACTCGCTCATTCTAGGGGGATGCGAGACCAGCGTGCTGCAGATGGCCGAAGCGTACGGAGCGCTGGCATCTCTCGGAGTCAGGCGCAGTCCCCGGTTTCTCATGGACGAGCCGTCAATGAGCCAGAGGCTGGCATCCGAGGCGGCCGCGTTCATGACCGCGGACATACTGAGGGATACGGGGCGTCTTCTGCCCCTTCACGGCAAACGGATAGAACACGGCGAGGAGTGGTTCGCCTACAAGACGGGGACCTCCTACGGCTACAGGGACGCATGGACCGCCGCCTACAACCCCAAGCACACTGTGGTGATCTGGATGGGGGACCCATCGGGCAAGGCTCACCCGGAGCTGGTCGGCATCAACGCGGCAGCGCCCGCGATAGTCGAGATTCTCAGGGTCCTTCCCCTAGCCGGGTGGTACGAGAGACCGCTTCAGATAACCACACGCCCGGTCTGTTCACTCTCGGGGCAGCCTCTTTCCCCCCTATGCCCTCTGAGCAGGCAAGACTACGCTATCGAGGGAGTGTCATCCTCGGTCCCCTGCTCCATGCACGCGTACCGGGACGGCACCCCCGCCATAATCTGGCCCGCCGAGCTGGAGGATTACGCCGTGAGAAGGCCCGTCTCGGCCTTCAAAGAGGGCAAGGTATCCATCGTTTCGCCTCTCCCTGGTGCCCGGTACATCCTGACCCCGCTCGGGGGTGAGCAGAGGGCGGCTCTGAAGGCCGAGGGAGCGGAGCTTCCTGTGTACTGGTTCGTCGGCGGCGAGTTCGTCGGCAGGCAGGATGACTGGAATGCCATATTCTGGAGGCTCGAAAAGGGGGTTTACACCGTGTCCATGGTAGACGCCGCAGGTAGGACCGCCACCTCGCGCTTCACGGTGGCCTCGCCGGGGCCCGCGGGGCGCGACGAATCTGCTCCCCCGCTCCTCAGCCTCGGGGATTGA
- a CDS encoding DnaJ domain-containing protein, translated as MGVAYKDYYEILGVSRTASQDEIRKAYRKLAKEHHPDVNKEKGADERYKEINEAYEVLKDPEKRQKYDTLGAGWRQGQDFTPPPGWGGGGVHMDFGGDAGGFSDFFRTIFGGFGGGARSVSMDDLFRGQTRPSDEEMSLELTLEDILSGGTKTISMEQVVQGPDGYPTRTRRTLNVNLPQGISDGTRIKLKGKGSRGGDLQIVIRVAPHPRFAVEGYDLVTSMKISPWEAALGASIPVTTLDGTVTMRLPAGSQAGKRLRLKGKGLPRRKGAKPGDLIVRLEVAVPEKLSDRERELFESLAKESSFNPRG; from the coding sequence ATGGGCGTCGCATACAAGGACTACTATGAGATTTTAGGAGTGAGCCGGACGGCGTCCCAGGACGAGATTCGCAAGGCGTACAGGAAGCTTGCGAAGGAGCACCATCCGGACGTCAACAAGGAGAAAGGCGCGGACGAGCGCTACAAGGAGATAAACGAGGCCTACGAGGTTCTAAAGGATCCTGAGAAACGCCAGAAGTACGACACGCTTGGCGCCGGTTGGCGGCAGGGTCAGGACTTCACGCCTCCGCCCGGATGGGGCGGAGGAGGGGTCCACATGGACTTCGGAGGGGACGCAGGCGGTTTCAGCGACTTCTTCAGGACTATCTTTGGAGGCTTCGGCGGAGGTGCCCGGAGCGTGTCGATGGACGATCTTTTCCGCGGTCAGACCAGGCCGAGCGACGAGGAGATGTCCCTCGAGCTGACCCTGGAGGACATACTGAGTGGCGGGACAAAGACGATCTCGATGGAGCAGGTGGTGCAGGGGCCGGACGGCTATCCGACCCGGACAAGAAGGACCCTGAACGTAAACCTGCCCCAGGGCATATCGGACGGAACCAGGATCAAGCTGAAGGGAAAGGGGAGCCGTGGAGGCGATCTGCAGATAGTGATCCGTGTGGCACCTCACCCCAGGTTCGCGGTGGAGGGCTACGACCTCGTCACCTCGATGAAGATCTCCCCCTGGGAGGCGGCGCTCGGCGCGTCCATCCCCGTCACGACGCTCGACGGCACCGTGACGATGAGGCTTCCTGCGGGGAGCCAGGCGGGAAAGAGGCTGCGCCTGAAGGGCAAGGGGCTGCCTAGAAGGAAGGGCGCTAAGCCGGGCGATCTGATAGTCAGGCTCGAGGTAGCGGTACCGGAGAAGTTGAGCGACAGGGAGCGAGAGCTGTTCGAGTCGCTGGCAAAAGAGTCCTCGTTCAATCCCCGAGGCTGA
- a CDS encoding alpha-2-macroglobulin family protein, which yields AVPIEFSPQVKGMGKWMDTRTFVFTPIANPPQATLFRVTAKESLRDTNGRMLAGRQSFEYSTDPLRFLGARQTGITDSNNVMIELSFNVPVSPFRLRGFLTLLNERREQIGYSISGQAPSSNIRLSTGYFGGEKITLVLAPGLTSDAGPLGIDQEARRVIKVTRKLEINSVYADTRYPATSVIYVNTSIGADMSAASKYIEISPVSDFTIDPHYNGFSILGDFKPRQRVEVTIKKGLPSKEGAPLESDFKKAVVFPDHYPSIAFPSGGVFLSPAGDLRIPIESVNIEEISLNLWRVYENNIPLSMASNYISPRDMSRNVATRTARPEGEINQTVRRAIDLRELADGAKGVFLLTASESSGEYWAEAEQLVAVTDIGIVARVWRKGLTVWANSILGIDPVKDASVRVYSRNNQLLAGGATDENGLFTHSKEEAWDPQLVPAIVTVEKGDDVSFLKLEEDLLLGAGFDVDGRPRTEAYDAMLFAPRGVFRPGETVDFSAIVRTKDFLPPEPFPLVYVVRSSIGREIARGTALLSDEGITSFSTQLVPASPTGAYSAIVALPGQENEPLGRTEFFVEDFVPPRLEVKASTDSEALRAEETLTIDVSSSYLFGAPAADLPFEAEVRASAVQFKPEGWSAFTFGDAERKFASITDYVGDGKLDGDGNGKLEFSAPESWLPPSAIDLTFFVKVMEESGRWVPTSFSLPFHAYPVYLGIESPKGDLIPGKEIKLRFAAVSPDGEPSGLKTAIAEVFLVRNHYNLVRVGSQTRMQFQRELTPYTDAAVEFSDGTGLFSFTPKTDGEYVIRITDEESDSAASASIYAWTPYGEGSVGSTLLDRVLITADKKSYEPGDDAVVTLKSPFLGNLLVTVETDREIFRKTLPITKGEVKLGIPVTREMIPNAYITATVIRPVVEGEEWGNHRAVGTLSIQVEHRSQRLDVALESPERTLPDEPLTVRGVLTDGEGSKRKGEVVLFLVDEGILSLTGFKTPDPWGFFMAKRAQGISLYDLYDQLLPLESRETPLLKAGGGADEAMMAALRAGLPPVSAREFRVLSVFLGSVPTDDNGSFEATFDIPEFSGKGRLMAVASSRNSFGKADSHVTIARDITTELSLPRAVSPGDSFDAPLKIFSSAPDTRKVTVRIGVDGPLSFAGENEYRADLAPGSDKLLEVPFTAGPEAGRTALTVETTWDEGGFTQHLDLPVRPAFPRVSLSGSGLVHGEQPVSIKIPRKWFEGTEDGLLLLSDLPSLDLAGAVTFLLDYPYGCLEQTVSGAWPLLVLDDLVGEIDPMLADRGERDAALARKISQISAMQLYNGAFAAWPGLSTPFPWGSLYASHFLVEAQRMNTAVPADMLEAALANTRATLPLAPRGDDDQSFSENLTLKAYACYILALRGEAPLGWMAHLGEHRNSLYESGKIFLAGAYALSSKTSEPLKALSAAPSIKGGGATFETPSRSAALKLLMWSDVDPLSATAAELAAKLVAEARAGEWRTTQDNAMAALALGKWIEKTRDARKPFTAVLNDESGNIVASFKDGERTALALKELPKGGLTLSLTGEGTAYFAWTSAGVPLEAPKPFSKGVEIERTWYSRDGDVIFEGEPISRGDRITVALEITPASDLRDLIVVDMLPGGMEIENPRLTGEGSSPDYRGIRAEMRDDRLILFIDRLSKPVEYRYQIRAVSKGAFTLPPYSAEGMYEPENATLGFPGTVEIN from the coding sequence ATGCTGTACCCATCGAGTTCAGCCCGCAGGTCAAGGGCATGGGAAAGTGGATGGACACAAGGACCTTCGTCTTCACTCCCATCGCCAACCCTCCGCAGGCCACTCTGTTCCGGGTGACGGCGAAGGAGTCTCTAAGGGATACGAACGGCAGGATGCTGGCGGGCAGGCAGAGCTTCGAGTACAGCACCGATCCGCTGAGGTTCCTGGGCGCAAGGCAGACCGGCATCACCGACAGCAACAACGTGATGATCGAGCTTTCCTTCAACGTTCCTGTGTCTCCGTTCAGGCTTAGGGGCTTCCTAACGCTCTTGAACGAAAGACGGGAGCAGATCGGCTACTCGATATCGGGGCAGGCGCCGTCTTCCAACATTCGCCTCAGCACCGGATACTTCGGCGGTGAGAAGATCACGCTTGTCCTCGCGCCCGGCCTTACAAGCGATGCGGGCCCTCTGGGGATCGACCAGGAGGCGCGTCGCGTTATAAAGGTCACTCGAAAGCTGGAGATCAACAGCGTCTACGCCGACACCCGCTACCCAGCGACGAGCGTCATATACGTGAACACATCGATAGGTGCGGACATGTCGGCGGCTTCAAAGTACATAGAGATCTCCCCCGTGTCCGACTTCACGATAGACCCTCACTACAACGGCTTCTCCATCCTCGGTGACTTCAAGCCGAGGCAGAGGGTGGAGGTGACCATCAAGAAGGGACTCCCGTCAAAGGAGGGGGCGCCTCTGGAGAGCGACTTCAAGAAGGCCGTCGTTTTCCCCGACCACTACCCGTCGATCGCCTTCCCGTCGGGGGGCGTCTTCCTCAGCCCGGCGGGCGATCTGAGGATACCGATCGAATCGGTGAACATCGAGGAGATCTCGCTGAACCTGTGGAGGGTCTACGAGAACAACATCCCGCTGTCGATGGCCTCGAACTACATCTCCCCGAGGGACATGTCGCGCAACGTGGCCACACGCACGGCCCGGCCCGAGGGCGAGATCAACCAAACTGTGCGCCGGGCGATCGACCTGCGTGAACTGGCGGACGGCGCGAAGGGAGTGTTTCTTCTGACAGCGTCCGAGTCCTCGGGCGAGTACTGGGCCGAGGCAGAACAGCTTGTCGCCGTGACGGACATCGGCATAGTGGCAAGGGTCTGGAGGAAGGGGCTAACAGTCTGGGCGAACTCCATCCTGGGAATAGACCCTGTCAAGGACGCGTCGGTACGCGTCTACTCACGCAACAATCAGCTGCTCGCGGGCGGTGCCACGGACGAAAACGGCCTGTTCACTCACTCCAAGGAGGAGGCGTGGGACCCGCAGCTCGTTCCGGCCATTGTCACGGTCGAAAAGGGCGACGACGTCTCATTCCTCAAGCTCGAGGAGGATCTTCTGCTGGGAGCGGGGTTCGACGTCGACGGGAGGCCCCGCACAGAGGCCTACGACGCGATGCTCTTCGCACCGCGCGGCGTGTTCCGCCCCGGCGAGACTGTGGACTTCTCGGCGATCGTCCGCACCAAGGACTTCCTTCCGCCGGAGCCATTCCCCTTGGTCTACGTCGTCCGCTCATCGATCGGCCGCGAGATTGCACGAGGCACCGCTCTTCTGTCCGACGAGGGAATAACGTCCTTCTCGACGCAGCTCGTCCCGGCCTCGCCCACAGGGGCCTACAGCGCGATAGTCGCTCTGCCGGGCCAGGAGAACGAACCGCTCGGCAGGACCGAGTTCTTCGTGGAGGACTTCGTGCCGCCGCGCCTCGAGGTGAAGGCGTCCACCGACTCCGAGGCGCTGAGAGCGGAAGAGACACTGACGATTGACGTGAGCTCCTCATACCTGTTCGGCGCGCCCGCTGCCGACCTGCCCTTCGAGGCGGAGGTGAGGGCATCGGCCGTACAGTTCAAACCCGAGGGCTGGAGCGCCTTTACATTCGGCGATGCTGAGAGAAAGTTCGCGAGCATCACCGACTACGTCGGAGACGGAAAGCTGGACGGCGACGGAAACGGGAAGCTCGAGTTCTCCGCCCCCGAGAGCTGGCTACCCCCCTCCGCGATCGATCTGACCTTCTTCGTCAAGGTCATGGAGGAGAGCGGGCGATGGGTGCCGACATCCTTCAGCCTGCCCTTCCACGCCTATCCCGTATACCTCGGGATAGAGAGCCCGAAGGGAGACTTGATCCCTGGAAAGGAGATAAAGCTCCGCTTCGCCGCCGTCAGTCCCGACGGAGAGCCTTCCGGGCTCAAAACGGCCATCGCCGAGGTCTTCCTTGTGAGGAACCACTACAACCTGGTGCGAGTCGGCAGCCAGACCAGGATGCAGTTCCAGCGGGAGCTGACGCCGTACACGGACGCCGCCGTCGAGTTCTCAGACGGGACCGGGCTCTTCTCGTTCACTCCGAAGACCGACGGGGAGTACGTGATCAGGATCACGGACGAAGAATCCGACAGTGCCGCCTCCGCGTCTATTTACGCTTGGACCCCCTACGGCGAGGGCTCGGTCGGCTCCACACTCCTTGACCGTGTGCTGATAACCGCGGACAAGAAGAGCTACGAACCTGGGGACGACGCCGTCGTGACCCTGAAGAGCCCGTTCCTCGGAAACCTCCTGGTGACGGTGGAGACGGACAGGGAGATCTTCCGAAAGACTCTGCCCATCACCAAGGGCGAGGTGAAACTCGGCATCCCTGTGACCAGGGAGATGATCCCGAACGCCTACATTACCGCGACCGTGATACGCCCGGTGGTCGAGGGCGAGGAGTGGGGAAACCACAGGGCGGTCGGGACCCTTTCGATCCAGGTGGAGCACAGAAGCCAGCGCCTGGACGTGGCGCTTGAAAGCCCGGAGAGGACCCTGCCGGACGAGCCTCTGACCGTGCGCGGCGTTCTGACCGACGGCGAGGGGAGCAAGCGGAAGGGAGAAGTCGTCCTCTTCCTCGTCGACGAGGGGATCCTGTCCCTTACCGGCTTCAAGACGCCGGACCCGTGGGGCTTTTTCATGGCGAAGCGTGCACAGGGGATCTCTCTCTATGACCTCTACGACCAGCTTCTTCCTCTAGAATCCAGAGAGACCCCGTTACTGAAGGCCGGCGGAGGGGCGGACGAGGCTATGATGGCCGCCCTTAGGGCAGGCCTGCCGCCCGTCTCGGCAAGGGAGTTCAGAGTGCTATCCGTATTCCTGGGGAGCGTTCCCACGGATGATAATGGCTCCTTCGAGGCGACCTTCGACATCCCGGAGTTCAGCGGCAAGGGGCGTCTGATGGCGGTCGCCTCCTCCAGGAACTCATTCGGCAAGGCCGACTCGCACGTCACGATCGCCCGCGATATCACGACAGAGCTGTCTCTTCCTCGCGCGGTCTCTCCCGGTGACTCGTTCGACGCGCCTCTTAAGATATTCTCCTCCGCGCCGGACACCCGCAAGGTCACGGTCAGGATAGGAGTGGACGGACCTCTCTCCTTCGCAGGAGAGAACGAGTACAGGGCAGACCTGGCACCCGGCAGCGACAAGCTGCTGGAAGTGCCGTTCACGGCGGGCCCGGAGGCTGGTCGCACGGCGCTGACGGTCGAGACGACCTGGGACGAGGGCGGCTTCACACAACACCTCGACCTTCCGGTGAGGCCGGCCTTCCCGAGGGTTTCTCTGTCGGGGTCCGGCCTGGTTCACGGAGAACAGCCAGTCTCGATCAAGATACCGAGAAAGTGGTTCGAGGGGACGGAGGACGGCCTTCTGCTTCTCTCCGACCTGCCCTCGCTCGACCTGGCAGGCGCCGTAACCTTCCTGCTGGATTACCCCTACGGCTGTTTGGAGCAGACCGTGTCCGGCGCATGGCCGCTCCTTGTGCTCGACGACCTGGTGGGCGAGATCGATCCGATGCTCGCGGACAGGGGCGAGAGGGACGCTGCACTGGCCCGCAAGATCTCCCAGATATCCGCTATGCAGCTCTACAATGGTGCCTTTGCCGCTTGGCCGGGGCTTTCCACTCCGTTCCCGTGGGGATCGCTCTACGCCTCCCACTTCCTTGTCGAGGCCCAAAGGATGAATACCGCAGTCCCGGCTGATATGCTGGAGGCCGCTCTTGCAAACACGAGAGCGACACTGCCTCTCGCCCCGAGGGGGGATGACGATCAGTCCTTCAGCGAGAACCTGACGCTGAAGGCGTACGCCTGCTACATACTCGCGCTTCGCGGAGAGGCGCCCCTGGGCTGGATGGCCCACCTGGGAGAGCACCGCAACTCCCTGTACGAGTCGGGGAAGATATTCCTGGCGGGTGCCTATGCCCTCTCGTCAAAGACATCGGAGCCGCTGAAGGCATTGAGCGCGGCACCCTCCATCAAGGGCGGAGGCGCGACCTTCGAGACTCCGTCCAGGAGCGCCGCTCTTAAACTGCTGATGTGGAGCGACGTCGACCCGCTGTCGGCAACGGCGGCGGAGCTTGCGGCAAAGCTCGTGGCGGAGGCCCGCGCGGGTGAATGGCGCACGACACAGGACAACGCCATGGCCGCCCTGGCCCTGGGCAAGTGGATCGAAAAGACACGCGATGCCAGGAAACCCTTCACGGCCGTGCTCAATGACGAGTCCGGGAACATTGTGGCCTCGTTCAAGGACGGTGAACGAACGGCCCTCGCCTTGAAGGAACTGCCCAAGGGAGGATTGACGCTGAGTCTGACGGGAGAGGGGACAGCCTATTTCGCCTGGACCTCGGCGGGTGTCCCGCTAGAGGCGCCCAAACCGTTCAGCAAAGGCGTCGAGATCGAGAGGACCTGGTACTCCCGCGACGGAGACGTGATATTCGAGGGTGAGCCCATATCCAGGGGCGACCGAATTACAGTCGCGCTGGAGATCACGCCGGCCTCCGACCTGCGTGACCTGATCGTGGTCGACATGCTGCCCGGCGGCATGGAGATAGAGAATCCGAGGCTCACTGGAGAGGGCTCTTCTCCGGACTATCGGGGCATACGAGCGGAGATGCGCGACGACCGGCTGATTCTATTCATTGACAGGCTCTCCAAGCCGGTCGAGTACCGCTACCAGATCCGGGCTGTGTCAAAGGGCGCCTTCACTCTGCCGCCCTATTCGGCAGAGGGAATGTACGAGCCGGAAAACGCGACTCTCGGCTTCCCCGGCACAGTGGAGATCAACTGA